From Triticum urartu cultivar G1812 chromosome 2, Tu2.1, whole genome shotgun sequence, a single genomic window includes:
- the LOC125538010 gene encoding BTB/POZ and MATH domain-containing protein 2-like has translation MALAAAPCVADGTAVTGSVSEVPKVTGTHEFTIREYSRTKGIGVGKSILSQHFSVDGRRWHIRFYPDGYSTADGGWIALYAQTLHKPQFLPVSAEFTFQLLGPDGDVRHTRRSDRACKYDTLCNSWGIRRYITRAHLESAALGAIHADSITVRCTVTIHKARRRSLSVNRPGLVKMPPPPPSSHGENAIRFLASGKAPFDVRFEVEGEMFEAHRMVVAAQSAWFEGLLYGHGREAGKDLLLEVGGGIVTAEAFRGVLHFIYTDEIPGEAAKGRGSYDVTLRLLVAADYYLIDRLKLMCACRLGDFIKDSTVGTLMEIAEAYSCKDLEQACRNFAARRGLRLLPNLANIQSAIRKRLTSSGAAAPATRRIMDVASTSGADAE, from the coding sequence ATGGCACTGGCAGCCGCCCCTTGTGTTGCCGACGGCACGGCGGTGACGGGGTCGGTGAGCGAGGTGCCCAAGGTGACGGGCACGCATGAGTTCACGATCCGCGAGTACAGCCGTACCAAGGGCATTGGCGTCGGCAAGTCGATCCTGTCGCAGCACTTCTCCGTCGATGGCCGGCGGTGGCACATCCGCTTCTACCCGGACGGCTACAGCACGGCGGACGGCGGGTGGATCGCCTTGTACGCGCAGACGCTCCACAAGCCGCAGTTCCTTCCCGTGAGCGCCGAGTTCACCTTCCAGCTCCTCGGCCCCGACGGCGACGTCCGCCACACGCGGCGGTCCGACCGGGCCTGCAAGTACGACACCTTGTGCAACAGCTGGGGCATCCGGCGCTACATCACCCGGGCGCACCTCGAGAGCGCGGCGCTGGGCGCCATCCACGCCGACTCCATCACCGTGCGCTGCACCGTGACGATCCACAAGGCGCGGAGGAGGAGCCTCTCCGTCAACCGCCCGGGGCTCGTGAagatgccgccgccgccgccgtcgagccACGGGGAGAACGCCATCCGGTTCCTGGCCAGCGGGAAGGCCCCGTTCGACGTGCGGTTCGAGGTGGAGGGCGAGATGTTCGAGGCGCACCGGATGGTGGTGGCCGCGCAGTCGGCGTGGTTCGAGGGCCTCCTCTACGGCCACGGCCGCGAGGCGGGGAAAGATCTACTGCTCGAAGTAGGCGGCGGCATCGTCACCGCGGAGGCGTTCAGGGGCGTGCTCCACTTCATCTACACCGACGAGATCCCCGGCGAGGCCGCCAAGGGGAGGGGGTCGTACGACGTGACGCTGCGGCTGTTGGTGGCCGCCGACTACTACCTCATCGACAGGCTGAAGCTGATGTGCGCGTGCAGGCTGGGCGACTTCATCAAGGACTCCACCGTGGGCACGCTCATGGAGATCGCGGAGGCCTACTCGTGCAAGGACCTCGAGCAGGCGTGCCGGAACTTCGCGGCGCGCAGAGGGCTGAGATTGCTGCCTAACCTAGCAAACATACAGAGCGCGATAAGGAAGAGGTTAACGTCCAGCGGCGCCGCTGCTCCGGCGACGAGGAGGATCATGGACGTGGCATCCACGAGTGGCGCTGACGCTGAGTga
- the LOC125534203 gene encoding transcription initiation factor IIB-like — protein MESSYCKDCNISTVIVFDRATGDTICSECGLVLDSHYIDEKDDWRTFTPLASKDDNYDPISTAKSPNNLKSRHNSTPAMRFDKNIFDHHNSFRVNIQKSVDFSSHQADNAIHYIADMADRLGIVDNIKLQATNLYMKANDLKIFNIRKKHSLCAACLYIACRQANKARTIKEICTVTDGVTKKEVSRAKDLLVHHIEEKKGECMEISSVRPRDLVRRFCSTLGMSNKAIQAAEEAANRVQRLDIRRNAISIAGTIIYLISESSKEPCDKVAIKDICSVAGLTEITIRYCHKELCNYAPWLLETYTTQHAKEK, from the exons ATGGAATCGTCATACTGTAAAGATTGTAACATTAGCACAGTGATAGTATTCGATCGCGCAACTGGAGACACCATATGCTCAGAATGCGGCCTTGTATTGGATAGTCATTACATTGATGAGAAAGATGATTGGCGTACATTCACCCCTTTAGCATCAAAAGATGATAATTATGACCCTATTTCTACAGCAAAATCCCCAAATAATCTGAAATCAAGGCATAATTCAACACCTGCTATGAGATTTGATAAAAACATATTTGATCACCACAACTCTTTTCGTGTCAATATACAGAAGTCTGTTGATTTTTCTTCCCATCAAGCCGACAATGCAATTCACTATATAGCTGATATGGCCGACAG GTTGGGCATTGTGGATAACATAAAGCTTCAAGCAACAAATTTATACATGAAAGCAAATGATCTTAAGATATTTAATATAAGGAAGAAACATTCTCTTTGTGCTGCTTGCTTGTACATAGCATGCAGGCAAGCTAATAAGGCTCGAACTATAAAAG AGATCTGCACCGTCACTGATGGAGTTACAAAAAAAGAAGTTTCTCGAGCAAAAGATTTACTAGTACACCATATTGAAGAGAAGAAAGGCGAATGCATGGAAATCAGTAGTGTTCGTCCTAGGGATCTCGTG CGACGTTTTTGTTCAACACTTGGAATGTCAAACAAAGCAATTCAAGCAGCAGAAGAAGCAGCAAATCGAGTGCAGAGACTTGATATAAG AAGGAATGCTATATCAATAGCTGGAACTATAATATATTTAATATCTGAATCGTCCAAGGAACCATGTGACAAGGTTGCTATTAAAG ATATATGCTCTGTGGCTGGATTAACAGAAATTACCATTAGATATTGTCACAAGGAACTTTGTAATTATGCTCCATGGCTCTTGGAAACATACACAACACAACATGCAAAGGAAAAATAA